The following coding sequences are from one Vicugna pacos chromosome 11, VicPac4, whole genome shotgun sequence window:
- the SPOCK2 gene encoding testican-2, giving the protein MRAPGCGRLALPLLLLATAALAEGNAKGLKEGETPGNFMEDEQWLSSISQYSGKIKHWNRFRDDDYIKSWEDNQQGDEALDTTKDPCQKVKCSRHKVCIAQGYQRAMCISRKKLEHRIKQPALKLHGNKDTVCKPCHMAQLASVCGSDGHTYSSVCKLEQQACLSSKQLTVRCEGPCPCPTEQAATSTADGKPETCTGQDLADLGDRLRDWFQLLHENSKQNGSASSGASPPSGLDKSLGASCKDSIGWMFSKLDTSADLFLDQMELAAINLDKYEVCIRPFFNSCDTYKDGRVSTAEWCFCFWREKPPCLAELERIQIQEAAKKKPGVFIPSCDEDGYYRKMQCDQSSGDCWCVDQLGLELTGTRMHGSPDCDDIVGFSGDFGSGVGWEDEEEKETEEAGEEAEEEEGEAGEADDGGYIW; this is encoded by the exons ATGCGCGCTCCGGGCTGCGGGCGGCTGGCGCTGCCGCTGCTGCTCCTCGCCACAGCCGCCCTGGCCGAAGGCAACGCCAAAGGGCTCAAGGAGGGCGAGACCCCCGGCAATTTCATGGAGGACGAGCAATGGCTGTCGTCCATCTCGCAGTACAGCGGCAAGATCAAGCACTGGAACCGCTTCCGAGAC GATGACTACATCAAGAGCTGGGAGGACAATCAACAAGGAGATGAAG CCCTGGACACCACCAAGGACCCCTGCCAGAAGGTGAAGTGCAGCCGTCACAAGGTGTGCATCGCCCAGGGCTACCAGCGGGCCATGTGCATCAGCCGCAAGAAGCTAGAGCACAG GATTAAGCAGCCTGCCCTGAAACTCCATGGAAACAAAGACACTGTGTGTAAGCCCTGTCACATGGCCCAGCTCGCCTCGGTCTGCGGCTCTGATGGCCACACTTACAGCTCGGTG TGTAAGCTGGAGCAGCAGGCGTGCCTGAGCAGCAAGCAGCTGACGGTGAGATGCGagggcccctgcccctgccctacaGAGCAGGCTGCCACCTCCACCGCCGATGGCAAACCAG AGACGTGCACGGGTCAGGACCTGGCTGACCTGGGGGATCGGCTGCGGGATTGGTTCCAGCTCCTTCATGAGAACTCCAAGCAGAACGGTTCAGCCAGCAGCGGGGCCAGCCCACCCAGTG GGCTGGACAAGAGCCTGGGAGCCAGCTGCAAGGACTCCATCGGCTGGATGTTCTCCAAGCTGGACACCAGTGCCGACCTCTTCCTGGACCAGATGGAACTGGCTGCCATCAACCTGGACAAGTACGAGGTCTGCATCCGCCCCTTCTTCAACTCCTGCGACACCTACAAGGACGGCCGTGTCTCCACCGCTGAGTGGTGCTTCTGCTtctggagggaga AGCCCCCCTGCCTGGCGGAGCTGGAGCGCATCCAGATCCAGGAAGCAGCCAAGAAGAAGCCAg GAGTCTTCATCCCGAGCTGTGATGAGGATGGCTACTACCGGAAGATGCAGTGTGACCAGAGCAGCGGTGACTGCTGGTGTGTGGACCAGCTGGGCCTGGAGCTGACCGGCACCCGCATGCACGGGAGCCCCGACTGTG ACGACATCGTGGGCTTCTCAGGGGACTTCGGGAGCGGTGTTGGCTGGGAGGacgaggaagagaaggagacggAGGAAGCAGgcgaggaggcagaggaggaggagggcgaggCAGGCGAGGCGGATGACGGAGGCTACATCTGGTAG